GGAGCCTGTCTTTATCTGCCCGGCGTTCATGGCGACAGCGAGGTCAGCTATTGTCGAATCCTCTGTCTCGCCTGACCTGTGGGATACGACAGCGGTATAACCCGCTCTCTTTGCCATTTCAATTGCGTCAAGTGTTTCTGTCAGAGTGCCTATCTGATTGAGCTTGATCAATATCGAATTGCCGATACCCCGCTCTATCCCTTTTGAGAATATTTCCTTGTTCGTTACAAAGATGTCATCGCCGACAAGCTGCACCTTTTTGCCGATCCTCTTTGTCATTGACTCCCAGCCCTTCCAGTCATTTTCAGAAAGCCCGTCTTCAATGGATATGACCGGATATTTCTTGATGATCTTTTCATAGAAATCCACCATCTGCTCGGATGTAACTGACTTCCCTTCAAAACTGTACTTGCCACCGCTGTACAACTCCGAAGAGGCCACATCGAGCGCAAGAAAAACACTTTTTCCCGGGGCATACCCGGCCTTTTTGATCGCTTCGATAATCAATACGAGGGCTTCTTCGTTTGATTTCAGGTTAGGGGCAAAGCCTCCCTCGTCACCGACTGACACGCTCAGCCCTTTTGATTTAAGCAGGCCCTTGAGGCTGTGGAAGATCTCGGCGCCCATTCTCAGGGCTTCCCGGAAATTCGGCGCGCCTACCGGCATTATCATGAATTCCTGTATATCGAGATTATTGTCGGCATGTGCTCCGCCGTTTAAAATATTCATCATAGGCACGGGAAGTTCACGCGCGCCCACGCCGCCGATATATTTATAGAGAGGCAGGTCCGCCTCCATCGCGGCGGCCTTTGCGACCGCGAGCGAGACCCCAAGGATGGCGTTTGCTCCGAGCTTGCCTTTGTTCTTCGTGCCGTCGAGCTTGATCATGAGGTTGTCGATGTAGGCCTGGTCGCTGCCCTCAGCGTCAAGCAGGCGGGGAGCGATCTTTTCATTTACGTTCTTAACGGCCTTCTGCACCCCTTTGCCTAAATAACGCTTTTCCTTGTCCCGTAATTCAAGCGCCTCCCTTTCTCCTGTTGACGCGCCTGATGGAACAGCGGCCCTTCCAAAGGCCCCGCTTTCAAGAGCCACGTCCACTTCAACCGTGGGGTTGCCCCGGCTGTCAAGTATTTCCCTTGCCTGAATGCCTATGATCTCACTCATTAACTACCTCCATTTTATCTATAGTAGAGTTTTGAAATAACAGTTTCTTCTCCCTGTACGCTGCTCCTATAAATGCCTTGAAGACCGGATGCGGCTTTAAAGGCCTTGACTTGAATTCGGGATGGAACTGACATCCGAAAAACCACGGGTGGTCTTTGATCTCAACTATCTCAACCAATTGTTTGTCAGGGCTCATGCCGCTTATCTTCAGCCCTTTCTGCTCAAGTGTCTCTTTATATTTGTTATTGAACTCATACCTGTGCCTGTGCCTTTCGTGTATCTCTTTTTCACCATAAGCCTTGAATGCAAGAGAGTCTTCTTCGAGCACGCAGGGATATTCTCCAAGTCTCATGGTGCCGCCCTTGTCTGAATTAATGTCTCTTCTCTGGATCACCTGGTTCCTGAAATCATACCATTCCTCTATGAGATAGATTACCGGGTAAGGAGCGGCTTTATCGAACTCAGTGCTGTTTGCGCCTTCCATATTGCAGACATTGCGGGAATATTCTATGACAGCGCACTGCATCCCAAGGCATATGCCTAAAAACGGTATCTTCTTGGTCCTCGCGAATTTCACTGCCTCTATTTTCCCCTCGATGCCGCGTTCGCCGAACCCTCCGGGGATCAGTATCCCGTCAACGTCGGCAAGAAATCTGTCCGCTCCCGATTTCTCTATGTCCTGCGCATCGATCCACTGGATATCTACACTCACGTTGTTAGCTATACCGCCGTGCAGGAGCGCCTCCACCAGGCTCTTGTATGAATCCTTCAGCCCCACATATTTTCCAACAAGACCGATGGTAACGGTGTCAACCGGGTTCTTTACCTTCCTGATCACGTTTTCCCATTTTGTAAGGTCAGGCTCTTTTGTGTCTAATGAGAGCCTGTTGACTATCAATCTGTCAATGCCTTCTTCATGTAAAACTACCGGGACTTCATAAAGGGACTCAACATCTATCGCTGCTATGACCGCTTCAATATCGAGATTGCAGTGCAGGGCTATCTTCTTTTTTACTGATTGTGAAAGCGGCCTGTCAGTACGGCAGACCAGAACATCAGGCTGGATACCGATCGCGCGTAATTCCCTCACACTGTGCTGTGTGGGTTTTGATTTGAGCTCGCCCGCTGTGCTTATGTAAGGGACCAGTGTGAGGTGCATGTAAGCCACATTCTCACGTCCAACGTCGTACCTGAACTGCCTGATCGCCTCAAGAAACGGAAGGCTTTCAATGTCGCCAATGGTGCCGCCTATCTCTACTATCACGATATCATAATTGTCGGAGACGGCCTTGATGGCGTTCTTTATCTCGTCCGTTATATGAGGGACCACCTGAACGGTATCTCCAAGATAATCCCCCCTTCTTTCTTTCAGTATCACGTTGTAGTAGATCTTCCCCGTGGTGAAATTGTTCTTCTGGGACATGCGGGTCGAGGTGAATCTCTCATAATGCCCGAGGTCCAGGTCGGTCTCAGCCCCGTCATCGGTGACAAAGACCTCACCGTGCTGAAAAGGGCTCAGTGTCCCGGGGTCCACGTTGATATAAGGGTCAAGCTTTTGTATTGTCACTCTCAGCCCGCGGGCTTCAAGGAGCGCGCCTACAGCGGACGCCGCGATGCCCTTGCCAAGAGATGATAAAACGCCGCCTGTTACAAAGATATATTTTGCCATTCCTCAGCCTTTCTTAAGTCTTCAATGGTATCGATCCCGAAGGTATCATGTTCGGTTATTCTCACTTTTATCCTCATTCCGCTTTCAAGCGCCCTGAGCTGTTCAAGCTTTTCTATCCGTTCAAGCCTGCCTTCTTTCAAAGAAGTAAAACTCAATAGCGCGTTCTTATGAAAACCGTATATTCCGATGTGCTTGTAAAACTGGGGGTTGGGGATTGGGGATTGGGGATTAAAAGAAAAATAAAAATCCCCGTGCTCTTTGCCCTCTGCTCTATGCCCTCTGCTTTCAAACATCCATTCCTCCCTGTAAAACGGTATCGGCGCCCTTGAAAAATACATTGCGAACCCTGAATCGTTCATCACGACTTTCACAATATTGGGAGAAAATATCTCATTTATGTCAGTTGTCCTTTTTGCAAGCGTGCTGATCGAAACCTTGTCATCATTGTACAACACTTCAACCACCTCATCAACCATTTCCGGCCTGATGAACGGCTCATCACCCTGGACGTTTATAACGAAGTCACAATCCAGTTCACTTGACGCCTCGGCGATCCTGTCCGTGCCGCTAACATGGCTGCCTGAGGTCATGACCGCCCTGCCGCCGAATGAGGCCACGGCATCAAAGATCCTCTGATCATCAGTCGCAACCAGGACGGCATCGACCAATTTTGCTTCTGATACTCGTTCAAAAACATGCTGAATTATGATCTTGCCTTTAAGGGTAGCAAGGGGTTTCCCGGGGAAGCGGGTTGAGTTGAATCTTGCCGGTATTATCGCTACCGCTTTAGGCATAGAATACTTTACAATAGTTGTTTTTTTAGTTCAAGAGAGAAAATCAACTTCCTCTTTACCTAAATAAGCCTCTATCACGTATGGATTATTTTGAATTTCATTCGGAGTGCCTTCCGCTATCTTCACTCCGTGGTCAAGGACAATGATCCAGTCTGAAATACCCATGACGACCTTCATGTCATGCTCGATTATAATTACTGTCTTGCCCCACTCCCTGATCTTTTTAATAAGCTCCATCAGCGCCATTGTCTCCTGTGGGTTCATGCCCGCGGCAGGCTCATCAAGTAGTAATAATGCTGGCTCCGTTGCGAGGGCGCGCGCTATCTCAAGCCGCTTCTGGTCTCCGTACGGAAGGTTCTCAGCGAGTGTGGAGGCGAAGTCCTGGATGCCCGTGAATTCCAGGTACTCAAGGGCCTTTGATCTTATCTCATCTTCTTCCCTCTGAAATTTTTTTGTGCCTAATACCGCGGTCAGCAGTCCCTCTTTTGAGCGCGCATGCTGGCCGATCATTACGTTTTCCAGCACGGTCATTGAATTGAACACCCTGATATTCTGAAATGTGCGCGCGATGCCCTTTTCAGTTATTTCGTACGGCCTTCTTTGAGTGATGTCTTCATCTTCAAACAGCACATGCCCTTTTGTCGATGGCAGCACACCGGTCAGGCAGTTGAACAGAGTGGTCTTGCCTGCGCCGTTCGGCCCGATTATGCTAAGGATGATCCCGCGCTTGACCTTAAAGCTGACTTCCTCGATCGCCTTGAGCCCGCCGAATATTTTTGTTAAATTTCTGACTTCCAATATCATGATGTTGTACCCTTAAAAAGGGCGTATGCCATACGCCCCTACATTTTTTTAATCAGCCCTTGCGGCCTGAAGATCATCATCAACACGAGGCCTACGCCGAGGGCCAGCATCCTGTATAACTGGAAATCCCTCAGCACCTCCGGCAAAAGAACGAGTATCAGTGAACCTAAAATAACTCCGGGAATGCTTCCGAGCCCGCCTAAGATTATCATGCAGACAACGAAAACCGATTCCATGAATGAAAAACTCTCAGGCGACACAAAGTGCATCTTGCTCGCAAACAAAGCGCCGGCAAGTCCGGCCCAGAAGGCGCCGAAGGTCAGCGCCATGAATTTGTATTTTCTTGTATTAATCCCCATCGCCTCTGCCGCTGTTTCGTCTTCACGGATTGAAAGCCACGCCCTTCCGGTGCGTGAATGGTAAACCCGTTTCACGATAAATGCCGCTATCAGCACGAACCCTAAAACAAGATAGTAGTAATACACCAGATTGCTGATCTCGAAACCGAGTATGAAAGGAGAGGGAATATTCGATATGCCGTTCGGCCCGCGCGTCACGCTGTCCCAGTTATTCAGCACGAGTCGGATTATCTCTCCAAAGCCCAAAGTGACAATTGCCAGATAATCTCCCCTGAGCCTCAATGCCGGGAAGGCGAGAAGCAGCCCTGCCATAGATGTAAAAAGCAAAGTCAGAGGAAGCGCGCTCCAGAAACCGAGGCCGAAATGTGTGGTCAGCAGGGCGTTTGAATACGCGCCGATGCCATAGAATGCCGCGAAGCCTAAATGCAAAAGCCCGCTGAAGCCTACAACAATATTTACGCCGAGGGCGAGGATTATATAAATGCAGACCAAGATCGCTACATCCGTGTAATAATCTTTGAAGAGAAACGGCAGGATGAAAGCGAATGCTATGAATGCCGCCGAAAGCAATTTTGTATTTACAGGTTTGGCTGGTTTTTTTATTTTGCCTAACAAATGTGCCAGAAGGACATAAACGCCGTATGAAACGCAGATGCCGACGAAGAGATACGCGCCGCCTTTGATCCCCATAAAAGGGATGGAAAGCAAAGCACACCAGAACATGAAGAGGACCTTCTTCACGGCCTGTTCTCCCCGGATTTCCCAAGCAGTCCTGTCGGCTTCACAAGGAGGATCAGGATCAAAACAATAAACGCGTACGCATCCTTGTACTCACTCGATAAATAACTTGCGCCGAGGCTCTCTATGAGACCGAGCACTAATCCCCCGACCATTGCACCGGGAATGCTTCCTATTCCACCAAGCACTGCCGCGGTAAACGCCTTGATGCCCGCTATGTATCCAATTGAATAATTCACAAGGCCGTAATACATGGCAACCATCAGCCCCGCAACAGCCGCAAGCCCTGAGCCGATTATAAACGTCACGGAGATTATCCTGTCGATATTTATCCCAAGGAGCGACGCCATAGTTTTGTCCTGCGCCACCGCCCTCATTGCCTTGCCTGTTTTTGTCTTCATTATGAAAAGGTGCAATCCCGCCATGAGAAGCAGGGAGGCAATGATGATGAATATCTGCAGCGATGTCATTGTCACGTTCAGAAACTCAACCGTTGTTACCGGGATGACATGCGGGAATACCTTGTCAGTTGCCCCCTGTGTGAGCATCACGTAATTCTGGAGAAAGATGGAAACGCCGATCGCGCTTATCAGGGGATTCAGCCTCGGCGCGTTCCTCAATGGCTTGTACGCGAGCTTCTCAACGGTGAATCCGTAAGCGGAGCAAACGATAACTGACATGACAAATGTTAAAAACAGTGATAAGAACAAACTGTACTGCGTGAGTCCTGCCGCCGTGAATATCCCAAGAAAAATAATTCCAAGATACGCGCCAATCATGTAGATCTCGCCGTGAGCGAAATTTATCAACTCTAATATTCCATAGACCAGCGTATACCCCAGCGCAATAAGGGCATACACACCGCCGACCGTCAGGCCATTGATTATCTGCTGAAGAAGCATAGCGGAGAAATTTTAACAAATTAAAGCGGAGAATTGTATAAAACGGCTGAATGTACAACCAGAGGCCTTATGAGGGCTCCATGACTCTTGCTATCACAAATATAAATCCGATTCCCTCAAAATGTAATTTCTGCTAAACTCTTTTCATGTCGATCATTAAAGTTGAAAGCCTTTCCAAAAGCTTTGGAGACTTGAGCGCTGTCGATAATATCTCTTTTGAGGTTGAAGAAGGCACGATCTTCGGGTTCCTGGGCCCTAACGGCGCGGGAAAGACAACCACCATTAACATCCTCTGCACGCTGCTTGCGCCGACCTCGGGGAAGGCGTCTATTGCCGGACATGATTGCCTGAAAGAACCGTCTGAGGTCAGGAAGGCCATCGGGATCGTCTTTCAGGACACAACCCTCGACAAGGATTTAACGGCATATGAAAACCTGATGTTCCATGCATACCTGTATGATGTGAAGAAGAGTGAAATCAAAACGCGCGTCGAAGACGCCCTGCATTTTGTCGGTCTTTATGAGAGGAAAACCGACCTCGTTAAAAAATTCTCCGGCGGCATGAAACGCAAGCTTGAGGTTGCGCGCGGGCTGGTCCACAGGCCCCGTGTCCTTTTTCTTGATGAACCGACTCTCGGGCTTGATCCTCAGTCAAGGGCCAACCTGTGGGATTTCATAGTCAAGCTTCCTGAAAAACACAACGTGACCATCTTTATGACAACGCACTACATGGAAGAGGCTGAGGTCTGCAACAAGATCGCCATAATCGACAAAGGGAAGATAATCTCGATCGGGACCCCTGATGAGTTGAAAAAGACCGTCGGCGGAGATGTTATCTATATCAAGACCTCCGATAATAAAAAGGCGAGAGTCGAAATAGAAAAGCTGTTCAATCTGGAAGTCTCCGAGGAGAATGGCGAATTGTTTCTGACAACCCTGAAAGGCGACACGTGCATACCGGAGATCATAAAGGCCGTAGGTGAACAGGTCCTCTCGGTAAGGCTCCAGCGCCCTACCCTCAACGACGTCTTTCTCAAGATGACAGGCAAACAGATCAGGGAGCAGGATGTGTCTTCGGATGACACGGTAAGGGAAACTGTGCGTGCCTACAGGAGGAGATTCAGCAAGTAGCCCCTTTTTGATTTTTCTCCTGCCTCTATACAATAACCGCTTTTTTGTTGTAAGATTTTTGCTATGGCGAAAGACAATCTCTGTTTATTAATATGCGACAATTATAAAAACGAAGCTGCCTCTGTAATCGAAGCCGGAGGTTTTAAGGACGTAAAGTTATTTACCTTTCCTCCTGCCTGTTACAGCGCCGGGGACGAAAAACAGGAGTTGTCCGGTTTTCTGCCTCCGCGCAAAAGCAGGTGCGGACGGACTGTCTTCTTAGGGAGTCACTGCGCGGACCGTTTTGAACTTCCAGGAAAGGACCGCGCGGATTTTCGTTCTCACCTGACTGATCAGTGTTTCTACATGTTCGCAAATAAAAATATCATTGACGCGTATTTGAAGGAAAAGGCTTACATCCTGACCCCGGGTTTTCTGTCCCTGTGGCGTCAGTGTATAAAAGAGATGGGGTTAGACAAGAAAACAGCCGGGAAATTCTTCAAGAGATCTTTTTCAAAATTAGTTCTGCTTGATACAGGAACGGAGAAAAACATTTCAAAAAAACTTCAGCAATTTTCCGAGTTCCTCAACCTGTCCTGTAAGACAGTGCCGGTAGGACTGGACCACTTCAGCATGTTTCTGAAAGGGACCATCCTTGAGTGGCGTCTGGAAAATATAAAAAACGTCGAGCGTACTGCTGTCAAAAAAACAGTTCATAAGAACCAATCACTGTTGAGCGAAAAGGATGAAGCCGTCATACCTGAAACCTTCACGGAACGAAATGAAATGGAAGAACAGTCAAACATTGCGGCATTCAAAGAAACTGACAGGCGCATGCACAAACGCTTCAGCATTGACAGGACATGTCTCGTGGAGATAAATGACTCCGAGATGGTCGAGCTTAAAGACATAAGCCTCGGCGGAGCACGCCTTGGCATTTCCCGCCCCCTGCCTGCTGACAGCATTCATGGGGTTAGAATTTTCCCATCAATAAAAAATGAAATATATCTGACAGGCGCGGTCGTATGGTCATCTTCAAAAGACCCTGCCTGTCCGCATCATTATGAGACAGGGCTTAAATTCGTTAATATTGATGAGGACTCGACCCGCTCGCTCGATAAATTTTTCAGCTCAATTGCCAACCCAGCCTCGAAATAAGACCGGCAATCAAATCAACTGCCGAACTTTCTGCATAACCCGTCAATATAATCTTGCAGTTCATCCGGCACGAGCAGTTTGTCTGGCAGTTCAACCTGAAGCACATAAATGGCGTTGAATATTTTTTTCAGAAGGTTTATAACGCAGTAATTTATCATCGCATCAGGAAGTGAATCAGGGGCGTTTTCGATAAGCAGCCGCTCTGTAAACCAGCCATCCTTGACGGGAACAATTTCCGTGCAATTAATTCCCGGCACAGCCTTTGGAGTTGCCCCTGATGACAGCGCCAGATCCCTTACCCCGATATTAACAAGCTGCAGGCCCCTCATTGCCGGATTCGACATCGGGCGGTGCCGCCCCTTTGTGATGGGGAGAAAACGCGTGAGGTTAACACCAGAGCAGTAGATCAATGCGCCATTCCCGCTCTTGTCAGGTTTTAAAATAAAATACATGAAGTCATTTATGTACTGATATGTTTTTGTGTGCTGAATATTCGACATGCTTATATTTTATACCGGTGGTAAATTTCGTTTCTTAAAGGACAATTGCATAGTTCGGTTTTCTTATGAAGCTCCAGGTAAGGACAATCTTTATTTCCCTCGCATTTCACAAAATATACATCGCCGCTCATGTGGCAAATGATCCTGCAAAGATGTTCCTTTTCTCCTGAGAGACACCTGAAGTCTTTATTGCACTTGGTCGTCTTTTTAATAATTTCATCAGGAATTTCAATCTTCACTTTATTCTCCCTCCTTTTAACCTGAAAACTGAACATCTTCCGCTTGGCCCCTCATTGACAAGATAACATACCATGCTGTCCAGGTTCAATACAAATCTGCCGTCAAAGTCCTTGAATTCATAATCTGCTATAATTTAAAACATAAGTTCAATTCAGATTGGAAGGGGTGACTTACTCTGGTAGAAGCTAACGCCGTCTATGTTTTAGTCGCGAGGGACTTCAAAAAGTTCGTGAGGGAGAAAAGCCGCCTCATCTCCACCCTCATGCGTCCCCTCATCTGGCTTTTCCTTGTCGGCGGAGGCATGTCGCGCCTTGTCACTCCGGGCATGGGCGTTTCATACATGCAGTTCATCTTCCCCGGCATACTCGGCATGACGGTCCTGTTCAGCTCCATCTTCTCCTCCATCTCGATCATTTGGGACAAGGAGTTCGGGCTGATGAAAGAGATCCTCGTTGCGCCGGTATCGAGGCTCTCGATAGTTATTGGAAAGGCATTGAGCGGGACCATTATCTCCGTCATTCAGGCGACGATAATTCTGATGCTCTTCCCTTTTTTAGGCATCAAGCTGAGCTTGCTCTCCATCCCCTACGCCATTGCCATCTCTTTTCTGCTTGCATTTTGCATATCAGCTCTTGGCATTATCATCGCGACATTTTTTGAGAACATGGAAAGTTTCAGCTCTATCATGAATTTTATTGTAATGCCGATGTTCTTCCTGTCGGGCGCAATGTACCCCGTGAAAAATCTTCCTGAGATATTAAAGCTGATATCAAAATTGAATCCGCTGACGTTTGGAATAGACGCGCTGAAACACGCGATATTCCGGGACACCATGATATTCGATTTCCCGCTGTGGATTGACTTAAGCGTATTGATAATCTCTTCAACTGTATTTGTTGTATTGGCCGGTATCATGTTTGAGAGAAAGAAATAAACTGTAGGGGCGATCCGGCGGGTCGCCCTTAATAAAAGGGGGATGACATCCATGAAAAACAAGATCGTCTTCATCACAGGCGCAAGCTCAGGCATCGGGAGGGAAACCGCTTACAAATTCGCACCAGCAGGGGCAAACCTCATTCTGACGTACAACAAGAAGAAAAAGGGCGGGGAAGAAACCCTTAAACGATGTCTTGAATCGGGCGCAAAAGACGCGCTTTTGCTTAAGCTTGATTTAACGGACAACAAAAGCATAGTCTCTGCTGTAAAGCAGGCGCTGAAGAAATTCGGCAGTGTTGACATCATGATCAACAACGCAGGAACAGGCGTTGTCAAACCGCTGAAAGACAACACGGTTGCTGAGATCGAGCAGCAGCTCCGCACAAACCTCGAAGGCCTTATAAAAATCACCCGCGCCATGCTCCCTCACGTCAGAGAAACCATCATCAATGTCGGAAGTTTCCTCAGCAAAAACGCCTACGGAGACATGGCTGTCTATTGCGCGTCAAAGTACGGCGTCCGGGGATTTACACAGTCTCTCGCTGAGGAACTCCCGGACCTCAAGATCTGCTGTGTCAATCCCGACCTGACCGCAACTACGCTGACCGGAAATGAAGGAAGGCCGCCGGAAGCAGTCGCGGATATAATCTTCAAAGCCGCCGCAGGAAAGATAAGATGTAAAAAAGGCGGAGACGTGGACGTGTGGGAAGTTTTGAAGTAGGGGCACGGCGCGCTGTACCCCTACGGATTAACAAACGTCGCCTTGACGCGTTTGGACTTTACGAAATAAGGGATCCCCACGGCCGTTATGAAAATAGTGCTGATAACCCCGATGTTTTCCGGCATGGAGAGTTCTTTGAAGAACAATGAGATCCATGACACATTCGCGACTATTATCAGCATATGAACAGTAAGACATGCGATTATCATTTTCGGCAGCGCCTGCTTTTTCCTGAAAAACAAAAAAGAGACATATACAACCAGGACCAGGTGCATTGCAACTATCAGGGTCTGAGAGATAAGCGCCGCCCTTAATCCGGGGAACTGTGTAAAGGTCTCTTTCAATAACTGGTTGTTCATCAGCTTAATATTCATTAATATCAAACTGGCCAGAAGCACGGGCGTAGCAACCATACTGACCGCTGGCAAAAAAAGCCAGCCTTCAATGCCTGAGTAATTCGCCTCTTTATCTTTGTCCCTACTTTTACTGAAAAGTTTTTCAAGTAATCTCATCAACCTAACATCCTCCTTCTATCTTCATCTTTGAAGGTAGTTACCTTGATTATATTATCGGAGTCATAAAAAACCAGTGACGCACGTCACAAAATGTAGGCGCGGGCATGTGGGAAAGCAAGATATATTTGCCAGCCTCTGAAGTACGGAAAGAAACGGTTTTTATTTTTTTGGGTCTATAAGGAGAAGGATGACGCCGACCGCGATAGCTCCAACGCCAGCCCAGGTCGGGACGGTTACAGTTTCTTTCTCCTTATACTGAAACTCAATCGGGCCAAATTTTGTGTCGTGGGTCTCTTTGGTGTAGGTGAACTGGCCATAGGCCAGCCCCAGAGTGCCGGCAACGATCAGTATTAATGCCACGATCTTGATTTTGTTCATTTGTCTTCACCTTCAGAGAGAATTTATGAAATTATAACTTTCCTGATGTTTGATAGCAACACTGACGTCTGGTAGACCGGTTCGTTATTCCGGGGTCTTAATCGAAAATCCAGTATTCTTAAAAATCGTCAAATAACCCTGTCAACACTCAATAGAGACATGACAAATAAAATGTACGTATTCATCTTATTGAATGCGGAACGGTAAACAAATGTGTTCTCGTTTTTCCTGCTCACCAGTTTTACTCCATTCCATATGAGCCAAATGGTGACGGCGAAGAGCAAAAGATTAACAGCGCGCGATGTGAACAATCCATAAAGAGACGTTAACAAGGTGGCCACTGCCGTTGCAAAAAGCCAGATGAAGACGATCCTCTCAAGCTGTCTTCCCGCAAATAACTTTGTCAATGACGGCAAGCCCGCCTTTTCATAATCGCTGCCGTGAGATAAAAATAAAAGCCAGAAATGGGTGATCTGCCAGATGTAGAATAAAAAGCATACGGCTAATATGTGATGGTCGGGGAACTTCCCGCTAGCCGCAAACCACCCTATCGCGGGCGGTATCGCACCAATCACAGCGCACGGGACCGATGCAAAGGCCGTCTTTCTTTTCAGGTATGTATAAACTCCGTTGTACAATACAACTGCGCAGCCGCCTAATAGAAAAGCAGGAAGACTGCCTGTAAAACCAAGTATCAAAAATCCGGCGAGCAAAAGTATCAGCGAAAAAAATAATGCGTGAAGCGGCTTCATCCTGCCTGAAGGTATCGGCCTGTTCTTTGTCCTGTCCATGAGCGCGTCAGTGCGTCTCTCCTGGTATTGATTGAGGGCGCAGGAACCGCAGGCAAGAAAGAATACGCCTGCTACCGTAAATATAATTTGAAATGTAGAGTTCGTGCCTGCGAGTATGAAACCGGTGGCGGCAGAGAGGGCGGAGAAAAAGGACAGCGTTAT
This window of the Nitrospirota bacterium genome carries:
- a CDS encoding branched-chain amino acid ABC transporter permease, translating into MKKVLFMFWCALLSIPFMGIKGGAYLFVGICVSYGVYVLLAHLLGKIKKPAKPVNTKLLSAAFIAFAFILPFLFKDYYTDVAILVCIYIILALGVNIVVGFSGLLHLGFAAFYGIGAYSNALLTTHFGLGFWSALPLTLLFTSMAGLLLAFPALRLRGDYLAIVTLGFGEIIRLVLNNWDSVTRGPNGISNIPSPFILGFEISNLVYYYYLVLGFVLIAAFIVKRVYHSRTGRAWLSIREDETAAEAMGINTRKYKFMALTFGAFWAGLAGALFASKMHFVSPESFSFMESVFVVCMIILGGLGSIPGVILGSLILVLLPEVLRDFQLYRMLALGVGLVLMMIFRPQGLIKKM
- a CDS encoding branched-chain amino acid ABC transporter permease gives rise to the protein MLLQQIINGLTVGGVYALIALGYTLVYGILELINFAHGEIYMIGAYLGIIFLGIFTAAGLTQYSLFLSLFLTFVMSVIVCSAYGFTVEKLAYKPLRNAPRLNPLISAIGVSIFLQNYVMLTQGATDKVFPHVIPVTTVEFLNVTMTSLQIFIIIASLLLMAGLHLFIMKTKTGKAMRAVAQDKTMASLLGINIDRIISVTFIIGSGLAAVAGLMVAMYYGLVNYSIGYIAGIKAFTAAVLGGIGSIPGAMVGGLVLGLIESLGASYLSSEYKDAYAFIVLILILLVKPTGLLGKSGENRP
- a CDS encoding ATP-binding cassette domain-containing protein; the encoded protein is MSIIKVESLSKSFGDLSAVDNISFEVEEGTIFGFLGPNGAGKTTTINILCTLLAPTSGKASIAGHDCLKEPSEVRKAIGIVFQDTTLDKDLTAYENLMFHAYLYDVKKSEIKTRVEDALHFVGLYERKTDLVKKFSGGMKRKLEVARGLVHRPRVLFLDEPTLGLDPQSRANLWDFIVKLPEKHNVTIFMTTHYMEEAEVCNKIAIIDKGKIISIGTPDELKKTVGGDVIYIKTSDNKKARVEIEKLFNLEVSEENGELFLTTLKGDTCIPEIIKAVGEQVLSVRLQRPTLNDVFLKMTGKQIREQDVSSDDTVRETVRAYRRRFSK
- a CDS encoding ABC transporter ATP-binding protein, which encodes MILEVRNLTKIFGGLKAIEEVSFKVKRGIILSIIGPNGAGKTTLFNCLTGVLPSTKGHVLFEDEDITQRRPYEITEKGIARTFQNIRVFNSMTVLENVMIGQHARSKEGLLTAVLGTKKFQREEDEIRSKALEYLEFTGIQDFASTLAENLPYGDQKRLEIARALATEPALLLLDEPAAGMNPQETMALMELIKKIREWGKTVIIIEHDMKVVMGISDWIIVLDHGVKIAEGTPNEIQNNPYVIEAYLGKEEVDFLS
- a CDS encoding CTP synthase; its protein translation is MAKYIFVTGGVLSSLGKGIAASAVGALLEARGLRVTIQKLDPYINVDPGTLSPFQHGEVFVTDDGAETDLDLGHYERFTSTRMSQKNNFTTGKIYYNVILKERRGDYLGDTVQVVPHITDEIKNAIKAVSDNYDIVIVEIGGTIGDIESLPFLEAIRQFRYDVGRENVAYMHLTLVPYISTAGELKSKPTQHSVRELRAIGIQPDVLVCRTDRPLSQSVKKKIALHCNLDIEAVIAAIDVESLYEVPVVLHEEGIDRLIVNRLSLDTKEPDLTKWENVIRKVKNPVDTVTIGLVGKYVGLKDSYKSLVEALLHGGIANNVSVDIQWIDAQDIEKSGADRFLADVDGILIPGGFGERGIEGKIEAVKFARTKKIPFLGICLGMQCAVIEYSRNVCNMEGANSTEFDKAAPYPVIYLIEEWYDFRNQVIQRRDINSDKGGTMRLGEYPCVLEEDSLAFKAYGEKEIHERHRHRYEFNNKYKETLEQKGLKISGMSPDKQLVEIVEIKDHPWFFGCQFHPEFKSRPLKPHPVFKAFIGAAYREKKLLFQNSTIDKMEVVNE
- the eno gene encoding phosphopyruvate hydratase, which translates into the protein MSEIIGIQAREILDSRGNPTVEVDVALESGAFGRAAVPSGASTGEREALELRDKEKRYLGKGVQKAVKNVNEKIAPRLLDAEGSDQAYIDNLMIKLDGTKNKGKLGANAILGVSLAVAKAAAMEADLPLYKYIGGVGARELPVPMMNILNGGAHADNNLDIQEFMIMPVGAPNFREALRMGAEIFHSLKGLLKSKGLSVSVGDEGGFAPNLKSNEEALVLIIEAIKKAGYAPGKSVFLALDVASSELYSGGKYSFEGKSVTSEQMVDFYEKIIKKYPVISIEDGLSENDWKGWESMTKRIGKKVQLVGDDIFVTNKEIFSKGIERGIGNSILIKLNQIGTLTETLDAIEMAKRAGYTAVVSHRSGETEDSTIADLAVAMNAGQIKTGSLCRTDRVVKYNRLLRIEEELCGAAVYNGKKVFYNLK
- the kdsB gene encoding 3-deoxy-manno-octulosonate cytidylyltransferase — encoded protein: MPKAVAIIPARFNSTRFPGKPLATLKGKIIIQHVFERVSEAKLVDAVLVATDDQRIFDAVASFGGRAVMTSGSHVSGTDRIAEASSELDCDFVINVQGDEPFIRPEMVDEVVEVLYNDDKVSISTLAKRTTDINEIFSPNIVKVVMNDSGFAMYFSRAPIPFYREEWMFESRGHRAEGKEHGDFYFSFNPQSPIPNPQFYKHIGIYGFHKNALLSFTSLKEGRLERIEKLEQLRALESGMRIKVRITEHDTFGIDTIEDLRKAEEWQNISL